One Kineococcus radiotolerans SRS30216 = ATCC BAA-149 DNA window includes the following coding sequences:
- a CDS encoding uracil-DNA glycosylase — translation MNSSTTSPTPSPAEHPATGRSFPSPVPPGSGWPGDPSGPDTPVAHDPEQVRALAATDLAELSARAGVCRACPRLVTWREDVARTKRRAYREEPYWGRPVPSLGVGDPRVLVVGLAPAAHGGNRTGRMFTGDRSGDWIIAALHRAGLATQATSVHAADGLALRRTRIVAPVRCAPPDNRPTTGERDTCAAWLDAELALVADGLRVVLALGRFAWGVALGAARRAGWSVPRPQPRFGHGAEAVLEGPAGPVRLLGSYHVSQQNTSTGRLTVAMLDDVVGRAARLAGEAPPGAG, via the coding sequence GTGAACTCCTCGACAACCTCGCCGACACCGTCGCCCGCTGAGCACCCGGCGACGGGGCGGTCCTTCCCCTCCCCGGTCCCGCCGGGGTCCGGCTGGCCCGGGGACCCCTCCGGCCCGGACACCCCCGTCGCCCACGACCCGGAGCAGGTGCGCGCGCTCGCCGCGACCGACCTCGCCGAGCTGTCCGCCCGCGCCGGCGTCTGCCGGGCCTGCCCCCGGCTGGTGACCTGGCGCGAGGACGTCGCCCGGACCAAGCGCCGCGCCTACCGCGAGGAGCCCTACTGGGGGCGCCCGGTGCCCAGCCTCGGCGTCGGGGACCCGCGCGTCCTGGTGGTGGGCCTGGCCCCCGCGGCGCACGGCGGGAACCGGACGGGCCGGATGTTCACCGGCGACCGCTCCGGGGACTGGATCATCGCCGCCCTGCACCGGGCGGGGCTGGCCACGCAGGCCACCTCCGTGCACGCCGCGGACGGCCTCGCCCTGCGGCGCACCCGGATCGTGGCCCCCGTGCGGTGCGCGCCGCCGGACAACCGGCCCACGACCGGTGAGCGCGACACCTGCGCGGCGTGGCTGGACGCCGAGCTCGCCCTCGTCGCCGACGGCCTGCGGGTGGTGCTCGCCCTCGGCAGGTTCGCCTGGGGGGTGGCCCTGGGGGCGGCGCGGCGGGCGGGCTGGTCGGTGCCGCGCCCGCAGCCGCGGTTCGGCCACGGCGCCGAGGCCGTCCTGGAGGGCCCGGCGGGCCCGGTGCGGCTGCTCGGCAGCTACCACGTGAGCCAGCAGAACACCTCCACCGGCCGGCTGACGGTCGCGATGCTGGACGACGTGGTGGGGCGCGCCGCGCGCCTGGCCGGGGAGGCCCCGCCCGGGGCGGGCTGA
- a CDS encoding SRPBCC family protein — MRTVTATTTRRIDAPAERVLAALADYSGTRPRLLPEQFTDYEVVEGGQGPGTQVRWKLHATRKRVRDVHALVSATDRHALVESDENSSMVTTWRVEADGPEASEVVVTSEWNGADGIGGFFERTFAPRGLDRIYGELLDNLADTVAR, encoded by the coding sequence ATGCGCACCGTGACCGCCACGACCACCCGACGCATCGACGCGCCCGCCGAGCGCGTCCTCGCCGCGCTGGCCGACTACAGCGGCACGCGCCCGCGGTTGCTGCCCGAGCAGTTCACCGACTACGAGGTCGTCGAGGGGGGCCAGGGGCCGGGGACCCAGGTCCGCTGGAAGCTGCACGCGACCCGCAAGCGCGTCCGCGACGTCCACGCGCTGGTGTCCGCCACCGACCGGCACGCCCTGGTCGAGAGCGACGAGAACTCCTCCATGGTCACCACCTGGCGGGTCGAGGCCGACGGGCCGGAGGCCTCCGAGGTCGTCGTGACCAGCGAGTGGAACGGCGCGGACGGGATCGGCGGCTTCTTCGAGCGCACCTTCGCCCCGCGCGGACTGGACCGGATCTACGGTGAACTCCTCGACAACCTCGCCGACACCGTCGCCCGCTGA
- a CDS encoding MmcQ/YjbR family DNA-binding protein, with product MVTGDTLRAWALELPEAHEEETWGAATFRVRAKIFAILRAEDGVVSVKASPVDQAELIAGDPRTYRVASHVGRFGWVEVSLAGADPTELRSVLLEAWRRTAPRRVQSALPDHLRALLPAPPG from the coding sequence GTGGTGACCGGTGACACCCTGCGCGCCTGGGCCCTGGAGCTGCCCGAGGCCCACGAGGAGGAGACCTGGGGGGCGGCGACGTTCCGGGTCCGGGCGAAGATCTTCGCGATCCTGCGGGCCGAGGACGGGGTCGTCTCCGTCAAGGCCTCCCCGGTCGACCAGGCCGAGCTCATCGCCGGCGACCCGCGGACCTACCGGGTCGCCTCGCACGTGGGCCGCTTCGGCTGGGTCGAGGTGTCGCTGGCCGGCGCGGACCCGACGGAGCTGCGCTCGGTCCTGCTCGAGGCGTGGCGCCGCACCGCGCCGCGGCGCGTGCAGTCCGCCCTCCCCGACCACCTGCGCGCCCTGCTGCCCGCCCCGCCGGGGTGA
- a CDS encoding Ppx/GppA phosphatase family protein produces MTRRVAAVDCGTNSLRLLVADVDAAAGTSVELERTMEVVRLGQGVDRTGVFAPEALQRTFSALDRAAELVRRHGVDPAAVRFVATSASRDVANRDEFAAGVLSRLGVLPDVVTGEEEAALGFAGATRELGGAGAPFLVVDLGGGSTELVLGERDVESARSLDVGSVRLTERHLHDDPPTPAQVAAARADVEAALAGSDVPLARTRTLVGVAGSITTITAAALDLAQYVPGALHGVRLPVAQVRDACDRLLRATRAERAALPFVHPGRVDVIGAGALVWRAVLERVEAEAGITEVVTSEHDLLDGIAFGLAGNG; encoded by the coding sequence GTGACCCGCCGCGTCGCCGCCGTCGACTGCGGGACGAACTCGCTGCGCCTGCTCGTCGCCGACGTCGACGCCGCCGCCGGGACGAGCGTCGAGCTCGAACGGACCATGGAGGTCGTCCGCCTCGGCCAGGGCGTCGACCGCACCGGCGTCTTCGCCCCCGAAGCGCTGCAGCGCACCTTCTCCGCCCTCGACCGGGCCGCGGAGCTCGTCCGCCGCCACGGCGTCGACCCCGCCGCGGTGCGGTTCGTGGCGACCTCCGCCTCGCGCGACGTCGCCAACCGCGACGAGTTCGCCGCCGGGGTCCTCAGCCGCCTCGGCGTCCTGCCCGACGTCGTCACCGGCGAGGAGGAGGCCGCCCTCGGCTTCGCCGGCGCCACCCGCGAGCTCGGCGGTGCGGGGGCACCCTTCCTCGTCGTCGACCTCGGCGGGGGGTCCACCGAGCTCGTCCTGGGCGAGCGCGACGTCGAGTCCGCCCGCTCCCTCGACGTCGGCTCGGTCCGGCTGACCGAGCGGCACCTGCACGACGACCCGCCCACCCCCGCGCAGGTCGCCGCGGCCCGCGCCGACGTCGAGGCCGCCCTCGCCGGCAGCGACGTCCCGCTGGCGCGCACCCGCACCCTCGTCGGGGTCGCCGGCTCGATCACCACGATCACCGCCGCCGCCCTGGACCTGGCGCAGTACGTCCCCGGTGCGCTGCACGGGGTCCGGCTGCCCGTGGCGCAGGTGCGCGACGCCTGCGACCGGCTGCTGCGCGCCACCCGCGCCGAACGGGCCGCCCTGCCCTTCGTGCACCCCGGCCGCGTCGACGTCATCGGTGCCGGGGCGCTGGTCTGGCGCGCGGTGCTGGAGCGCGTGGAGGCCGAGGCGGGGATCACCGAGGTCGTCACCAGCGAGCACGACCTCCTCGACGGCATCGCGTTCGGCCTCGCCGGGAACGGGTGA
- a CDS encoding DUF501 domain-containing protein — protein MTGPTPATQADLDSIAERLGRVPRGVVAVAHRCSCGRPDVVETSPRLPDGTPFPTTYYLVDPTAAGVISTLEAAGVMREMSERLAADGDLAAAYAAAHEDYLRRRSALGDADVPEIAGISAGGMPTRVKCLHALVGHSLAAGPGVNPFGDETLERLRAEGGWPAVCPHGAPAGPAEPAGTSA, from the coding sequence GTGACCGGACCGACCCCCGCCACCCAGGCCGACCTCGACAGCATCGCCGAACGCCTCGGGCGGGTCCCGCGCGGCGTGGTCGCCGTCGCGCACCGCTGCTCCTGCGGGCGCCCCGACGTCGTCGAGACCTCCCCCCGCCTGCCCGACGGCACCCCCTTCCCCACGACGTACTACCTCGTCGACCCCACGGCCGCCGGGGTCATCAGCACCCTCGAGGCGGCCGGGGTCATGCGCGAGATGAGCGAGCGCCTCGCCGCGGACGGCGACCTCGCCGCCGCCTACGCCGCGGCCCACGAGGACTACCTGCGCCGCCGGTCCGCCCTCGGCGACGCCGACGTCCCCGAGATCGCCGGGATCTCCGCCGGCGGCATGCCGACGCGGGTGAAGTGCCTGCACGCCCTCGTCGGCCACTCCCTGGCCGCCGGTCCGGGGGTCAACCCCTTCGGGGACGAGACGCTGGAGCGGCTGCGCGCCGAGGGCGGCTGGCCCGCGGTGTGCCCGCACGGCGCCCCGGCCGGGCCCGCCGAGCCGGCGGGGACGAGCGCGTGA
- a CDS encoding FtsB family cell division protein has product MGSRRPTAPRSPSRTGGAAGRSGAPRPGAGRGPGSPRRTTTGPATRPAPAARGRSGATMSAADRRRTRGPRVLVLAVVALLLAIFLLPSLQKWLEQRSEIGRLDAQISQQREDLAAAQAQEERWQDDAYVVAQARERLRYVKPGEVPYVVDGTTDADEVPPQQAATTVPKPSAAWYENVWESLRLAGNPDELAPSRTPGLGATSSSSSDTTP; this is encoded by the coding sequence ATGGGTTCGCGACGACCGACCGCGCCCCGCAGCCCCTCCCGCACGGGAGGGGCCGCGGGGCGCAGCGGCGCACCGCGCCCCGGCGCGGGCCGGGGACCGGGCAGCCCCCGCCGCACCACCACCGGGCCGGCGACCCGCCCCGCCCCGGCCGCCCGCGGGCGCAGCGGGGCCACGATGTCGGCGGCCGACCGCCGCCGGACCCGCGGGCCCCGGGTGCTGGTGCTGGCCGTGGTCGCCCTGCTGCTGGCGATCTTCCTGCTCCCCAGCCTGCAGAAGTGGCTGGAGCAGCGCTCGGAGATCGGGCGCCTGGACGCGCAGATCTCCCAGCAGCGCGAGGACCTCGCCGCGGCGCAGGCCCAGGAGGAGCGCTGGCAGGACGACGCCTACGTCGTCGCCCAGGCGCGGGAACGGCTGCGCTACGTGAAGCCGGGCGAGGTGCCCTACGTCGTCGACGGCACGACCGACGCCGACGAGGTCCCCCCGCAGCAGGCCGCGACCACCGTGCCGAAGCCCTCCGCCGCCTGGTACGAGAACGTCTGGGAGTCCCTGCGGCTGGCGGGCAACCCCGACGAGCTGGCCCCCTCGCGCACCCCGGGGCTGGGCGCGACGAGCTCCAGCAGCAGCGACACCACCCCCTGA
- the eno gene encoding phosphopyruvate hydratase has product MATIEAVGAREILDSRGNPTVEVEVLLDDGTFARAAVPSGASTGAYEANERRDGDKGRYGGKGVEQAVEAVIEEVGPALVGHDAHEQRIIDRVMLDLDGTPTKSRLGANAILGVSLAVAKAAASAADLPLFRYLGGPNAHVLPVPMMNIVNGGAHADTGVAIQEFMIAPVGAASFREALRWGAETYHALKSVLKQRGLATGLGDEGGFAPDLPSNKDALDLIVEAIGKTGFAVGSDIALALDVAATEFHGADGYDFEGSKRSAEWMTGYYEGLVSEYPLVSIEDPLSEDDWDGWQHITNALGGKLQLVGDDLFVTNPERLQKGIDLSAGNSMLVKVNQIGSLTETLDAVDLAHRNGFSTMMSHRSGETEDTTIADLAVAVGSGQIKTGAPARSERVAKYNQLLRIEEELDDAAVYAGAKAFPRSAGFTGRA; this is encoded by the coding sequence GTGGCCACCATCGAGGCCGTCGGAGCTCGCGAGATCCTGGACTCGCGCGGCAACCCCACCGTGGAGGTCGAGGTCCTGCTCGACGACGGGACCTTCGCCCGGGCGGCGGTGCCCTCGGGCGCCTCCACCGGCGCCTACGAGGCCAACGAGCGCCGGGACGGCGACAAGGGCCGCTACGGCGGCAAGGGCGTCGAGCAGGCCGTCGAAGCCGTCATCGAGGAGGTCGGCCCGGCCCTCGTCGGCCACGACGCCCACGAGCAGCGGATCATCGACCGCGTCATGCTCGACCTGGACGGCACCCCCACGAAGAGCCGCCTGGGCGCCAACGCCATCCTCGGGGTCTCCCTCGCGGTGGCCAAGGCCGCCGCCTCGGCCGCGGACCTGCCGCTGTTCCGCTACCTCGGCGGCCCCAACGCGCACGTCCTGCCGGTGCCGATGATGAACATCGTCAACGGCGGCGCGCACGCCGACACCGGTGTCGCCATCCAGGAGTTCATGATCGCCCCCGTGGGCGCGGCCTCCTTCCGCGAGGCCCTGCGCTGGGGCGCGGAGACGTACCACGCGCTGAAGTCGGTGCTGAAGCAGCGCGGCCTGGCCACCGGCCTGGGCGACGAGGGCGGCTTCGCCCCCGACCTGCCCAGCAACAAGGACGCCCTCGACCTCATCGTCGAGGCCATCGGCAAGACCGGGTTCGCGGTCGGCTCCGACATCGCCCTCGCCCTCGACGTCGCCGCGACCGAGTTCCACGGCGCCGACGGCTACGACTTCGAGGGTTCCAAGCGCTCCGCGGAGTGGATGACCGGCTACTACGAGGGCCTGGTCTCGGAGTACCCGCTGGTCTCCATCGAGGACCCGCTGTCCGAGGACGACTGGGACGGCTGGCAGCACATCACCAACGCCCTCGGCGGCAAGCTGCAGCTCGTCGGCGACGACCTGTTCGTCACCAACCCCGAGCGCCTGCAGAAGGGCATCGACCTGTCCGCGGGCAACTCGATGCTGGTCAAGGTGAACCAGATCGGTTCCCTCACCGAGACCCTCGACGCCGTGGACCTGGCCCACCGCAACGGGTTCAGCACGATGATGAGCCACCGCTCGGGCGAGACCGAGGACACCACGATCGCCGACCTGGCCGTCGCGGTCGGCTCCGGCCAGATCAAGACCGGCGCCCCGGCCCGCTCCGAGCGCGTCGCGAAGTACAACCAGCTCCTGCGCATCGAGGAGGAGCTGGACGACGCGGCGGTCTACGCCGGCGCGAAGGCGTTCCCCCGCTCGGCCGGGTTCACCGGGCGCGCCTGA
- a CDS encoding ROK family protein has translation MTNVLALDIGGTKIAAGLVGDDGTVRLDREVPTDQTSPDAVAAALEGLVGGVLTAAREQDLEVADVVGVGSAGPVDAGRGTVDPVNIVSLRGFPLVEHVARAASRVLGREVSAALAQDGQCFAAAEQWIGAARGSRSMMGVVVSTGIGGGIVLEGRILAGKSGNAGFLSHVGVVLDGELLPGSGALGVVEAYASGPAMVRAALAQGWRHGERVDARVLTADARAGDPVATAVIAAGTRALASAFLSTAALLDLEDVVVGGGVASAGDVLLDPLRRAYAELAVYPHLADVRISASQLPRGSGLVGAGRLGWQRLGA, from the coding sequence GTGACGAACGTGCTGGCCCTCGACATCGGCGGGACGAAGATCGCCGCGGGCCTCGTCGGGGACGACGGGACCGTGCGGCTGGACCGCGAGGTCCCCACCGACCAGACCAGCCCGGACGCCGTCGCCGCCGCCCTGGAGGGCCTGGTGGGCGGCGTGCTCACCGCCGCGCGCGAGCAGGACCTCGAGGTCGCCGACGTGGTGGGCGTCGGCTCCGCCGGTCCCGTCGACGCCGGCCGCGGCACCGTCGACCCGGTGAACATCGTCTCCCTGCGCGGGTTCCCGCTCGTGGAGCACGTCGCCCGCGCGGCCTCGCGGGTCCTGGGGCGGGAGGTGAGCGCCGCGCTCGCCCAGGACGGGCAGTGCTTCGCCGCGGCCGAGCAGTGGATCGGCGCCGCGCGGGGCTCGCGCTCGATGATGGGGGTCGTCGTGTCCACCGGCATCGGCGGCGGCATCGTCCTCGAGGGCCGCATCCTGGCCGGCAAGTCCGGCAACGCCGGGTTCCTCAGCCACGTCGGCGTCGTCCTCGACGGCGAGCTGCTGCCGGGCTCGGGCGCCCTGGGCGTCGTCGAGGCCTACGCCAGCGGGCCGGCGATGGTGCGCGCGGCCCTGGCCCAGGGGTGGCGCCACGGTGAGCGGGTCGACGCCCGGGTGCTGACCGCCGACGCGCGCGCGGGCGACCCGGTCGCGACGGCGGTCATCGCCGCCGGGACCCGGGCGCTGGCGTCGGCGTTCCTGTCCACCGCGGCCCTCCTCGACCTCGAGGACGTCGTCGTCGGCGGGGGAGTGGCCTCGGCCGGGGACGTCCTCCTGGACCCGCTGCGCCGGGCCTACGCCGAGCTGGCCGTCTACCCCCACCTCGCCGACGTCAGGATCTCCGCGTCGCAGCTGCCGCGCGGTTCGGGGCTGGTCGGGGCGGGACGGCTCGGCTGGCAGCGGCTGGGCGCCTGA
- a CDS encoding MazG family protein, with amino-acid sequence MTESVPGRALLDLVAVMDRLRSPGGCPWDARQTHTSLLRYLVEESYEVVDAVENGTRAELRDELGDLLLQVVFHARVAQEDPEEPFGIDDVAAAIVAKLERRHPHVFAGEAVAEDLQAGWDAIKATEGVRESVLDGIPLQLPALARADKVLGRLQRNGLDAPAAPGEGVDEESVGRELLDLVRRAHAAGVDPEAALRVTTRRLETAARETERHRGAGAAG; translated from the coding sequence ATGACCGAGTCCGTGCCCGGCCGCGCGCTCCTCGACCTCGTCGCCGTCATGGACCGCCTGCGCTCACCCGGCGGCTGCCCCTGGGACGCCCGGCAGACCCACACCAGCCTCCTGCGGTACCTGGTGGAGGAGAGCTACGAGGTCGTCGACGCGGTGGAGAACGGCACCCGCGCCGAGCTGCGCGACGAGCTGGGGGACCTGCTGCTGCAGGTCGTCTTCCACGCCCGCGTCGCGCAGGAGGACCCCGAGGAGCCCTTCGGGATCGACGACGTCGCCGCCGCGATCGTGGCCAAGCTGGAGCGCCGCCACCCGCACGTCTTCGCCGGCGAGGCCGTCGCGGAGGACCTGCAGGCCGGGTGGGACGCCATCAAGGCGACCGAGGGGGTGCGGGAGAGCGTGCTGGACGGGATCCCGCTGCAGCTGCCCGCCCTCGCCCGGGCCGACAAGGTGCTGGGGCGGTTGCAGCGCAACGGCCTCGACGCCCCCGCCGCCCCCGGCGAGGGCGTGGACGAGGAGTCGGTGGGCCGGGAGCTGCTGGACCTGGTGCGCCGGGCGCACGCCGCGGGGGTCGACCCCGAGGCGGCGCTGCGGGTGACGACGCGGCGGCTCGAGACGGCCGCCCGCGAGACCGAGCGCCACCGCGGGGCGGGGGCCGCTGGGTAG
- a CDS encoding SGNH/GDSL hydrolase family protein: MRRGGRRRAAPVLGLLLLAVLTGLVWYLAWQRLATPVPSTRTRSAVVVTPTAEVPQRPTAVFLGDSYVQGRGASAPSSRWSSLVAGERGWDEVNLGLGGTGYVATSGPEGCGLDFCPSVEAQVAAAVARAPDVVVVAGGQNDFTSYQDDPEAVDAAIAATFEQLRRQLPGARLIAVGPSTTRAVGAVAEAVDADVRTAAAVVGAQYVSLLEPNVIAPGTVLPDGAHVDDAGHRAIADRVLAAVP, from the coding sequence ATGCGGAGGGGCGGGCGGCGCCGGGCGGCTCCCGTGCTGGGGCTGCTCCTGCTGGCGGTCCTCACGGGCCTCGTCTGGTACCTGGCCTGGCAGCGCCTCGCCACGCCCGTCCCGTCCACCCGGACCCGCAGCGCGGTCGTGGTCACCCCCACCGCCGAGGTCCCCCAGCGCCCGACCGCGGTCTTCCTGGGCGACTCCTACGTGCAGGGACGCGGGGCCTCGGCCCCCTCCTCGCGCTGGAGCAGCCTCGTCGCGGGCGAGCGGGGGTGGGACGAGGTGAACCTCGGGCTCGGCGGGACCGGCTACGTCGCCACCTCCGGCCCGGAGGGCTGCGGGCTGGACTTCTGCCCCTCCGTCGAGGCGCAGGTGGCCGCCGCCGTCGCGCGCGCCCCCGACGTCGTGGTGGTCGCGGGCGGCCAGAACGACTTCACCTCCTACCAGGACGACCCGGAGGCCGTCGACGCCGCGATCGCGGCGACCTTCGAGCAGCTGCGTCGGCAGCTGCCTGGGGCGCGCCTGATCGCCGTCGGCCCCTCGACGACGCGGGCGGTCGGCGCCGTCGCCGAGGCGGTGGACGCCGACGTGCGGACCGCCGCCGCCGTCGTGGGCGCGCAGTACGTGTCCCTGCTGGAGCCGAACGTCATCGCTCCGGGGACGGTGCTGCCGGACGGCGCCCACGTCGACGACGCGGGCCACCGGGCCATCGCCGACCGGGTCCTCGCCGCGGTGCCCTGA